The following DNA comes from Capsicum annuum cultivar UCD-10X-F1 chromosome 7, UCD10Xv1.1, whole genome shotgun sequence.
TTGCATGATGATTTCGGTATTGGAATTAGTTTGTTCATGATTTTTAATGTATCACGATGTATTGTTAGGCTCTAGAATTTTGAGAGCATAACAAGCTTCGTATATTTTTactataattttaataaatgtattttcatgaatgaGCTGAGAaatataatactccctccgttttgaaTTAGATGATCCTTTTAGGCTTGACACATGCACCCATTAAGAAACTCAATAATTAGAAGTGTATTTTACTCTTTTACCCTTCTTGGCATTGTAAAATTCAATAGTCAATTAAGCATGAAAACTTGGTGCAATTATTTCAATTCATGCATGCATAAGTCTACtcttgaaaagagaagaaaaaatgaagttTCATATTTAAAGTtagtattgaaaatataaatttgttgcttttaataattttgaaaaatgtgattATATTTAATACTATTAAGAGTagaatgagaaaaatatttgtaaaatagtCTTGATTTTACAACTTggacaagtaaattgaaataatttttttttttagaaatatgatcaactaaaacgaaacggagggagtatattgatgctttctttcctttttttttttcttttttttttttggttttggaaactattaTGCCTCGAAAACAGAATATGTATGTAATATATCACAAATATACAAttcttacttctggaaagtatCACATCGGCTCTAGcccaacttcaaatgaccattcAAAAGATTCATGAAAATTGGAAGGTCGGgttaccttaatttttttttttttttgatttcctaaaatatctccaCGGCCgacagccgtgagactaatcctttATTTCTCGGTAAGCGCATTTTGTAGTAGGGAACTGGCCATAACGTTTGCTCCATTACATTAATTTAACTATGTAACGAATTAATGATGttgtgaagaacaaaaaaaatttatgaaaaaaaattattaattgacaTAAAATATACATGTATTGACAGAAGATGCACGTGCCACTCATAAAATGCGTATGTGACATATGAAATGTACATACGACACATAAGATGCACAAGCAACGCATGTAGatactatttttaattaaatgtaTTTGAGACATGATTAAAGGACTGAAAATTTCCATGTTCAACTActtcattttgttttatttttcaatttcaatgtTGAGTACCTTAAACAATTGTCATTGTTCAATAACACCACAATCCTCAAAGCCAATAAACTCATCAATGAACTTTGCAATTttgaataaatcaataatttCTTACAATTTTCTTCAAAGGGTTTTCGCAATTCGTGTTTATTGTTCAAATTCAAAGAGGAATAATTTGTTTTCCAGAATTAGCCCTGTGAGAAAAGCGGATCTTGTATTTCCTGTTTTGGATCAATGGGTTGATGAGGGTAGAAAGGTCAATAGCTTTGAACTTCAGCGGATTATTCGTGATCTTCGTAGCCGTAAACGGTTTTCTCAGGCTCTCCAGGTACATGTACTAGTTATGCGGGTATTAGTTATGAAAGTATGAATTATGCAGGTATTAGTGATGCAATTATTAGTTCTGCACATGTTAGTTATACGGTTATTAGTTATGCAGGTAGCCCTCTTTgagggaatacattgggtttgttgttgttgttgtatgcggGTATGCATTATGCAGGTATTAGTGACGCAATTATTAGTTCTGCAGGTATTAGTTGTTTGCATTTACGATTAGTTACACAGGTATGAGTAATGTGGGTATTAGTTATGCAATTATTAGGCATGCAGTTATTAGTTATGCAGGTATGAGTTATGTGGGTATTAGTTTTGCACGGTTTAGTTAAGCAGGTATTAGTGATGCAGATATGAATTATGCGGGTTTTAGTTATGCAATTATTAGTTATGCAGGTATTAGTAGTTATACAATTACTATTAGTTACGGTATGAGTAATGTTGGCATTAGTTATGCAGTTATTAGTTGTGTAGGTATGAGTTATGTGGGTATTAGTTTTGCGGATATGAATTATGCGGGTATTAGTAGTTATACATTTACTATTAGTTACAAGGTATGAGTAATGTGGGTATTAGTTATGCAGGTTTTACTTATGCAGTTATTAGTTATGCACGTATGAGTTATGTGGGTATTAGTTATGCAGATATGAATTATGCGGGTTGTAGTTATGCAGGTATTAGTAGTTATACAATTACTATTAGTTATACAATGCGTAGATAGGAGTGCTTTGGTGTAGCCTTGCTAGTAGTTGTAGGGCTTTGCACATAGGTTGGAGTGTCTAGTCAGGAGGGTTTGGGTGAGGTGTGTGCGTTCGGTTTGATAGTGTATAGTACTACTTTGTGGTGTCTTATTcctgttatttcatcttgtttcatgttttattacgacttTGTTTGCTGTCTTTTTGtcctgagctgggggtctatcggaaacaacctctacttcttcggaggtagtggtatggattgcgtacattttaccctccctagaccccactatgtgggaatacactaggtatgttgtttttgttgtaggtATGAGTTATGCGAGTGTTAGTTATGCATGTTTTAGTTATGTAGTTATTAGTTATGCAGATATTTAGTCATTCCATCTTCTACTCCATGTAAGATAATACACCAATTTCCTTGTaacttatacttgtatttgttcTGTAGTTCTGTGGATTTCTGAATTGCTAATCAAACGTCGtattaattttatacatgaataacTTATTTTCTAACTAGCTACAGATATTTTATAACTTATATGTTTCTTTATTAGCTACCATATGACCCCGTAGTGTTTTCAGAATTCATGcaaattgtttttcttttagtagTAATCGAATGTGATAGAACCTGTAAGAGTGGAGTAGAAAATATGGATTTTTGTATTATCTGGCCCAACTAATTTTGGATGGAGATTTAATAAGAGTTTCGACATGAATTGAGTGATATTTGAGCACCCAAGGATGTGGCCTAGTGATCAATGAAGTCGATTGAGCATCACGAGGTCTCAGTTACAATCTCAATAAAGACAAAATACTAGGTTCCTTTTGGATGGACAAAGTTACATGAATCTAATTGCCGGGACACCTGCGGCCTCCCATCagcaagctggcccggacaccatatttatagaaaaaagaaaaaaagaagttacCTGAACATGTTGTTGGAGGGAGGTGAGGGATTTTATTATTCTCGCTTTGAATAGTTTTTCAAACTTGAAAATCTCTTTCCAAGGTTTGAAATGATGACTTTACACAATGTGTAACTAAACAAGCTTTTGAAAACAGCAAAAAATTCTTATGCCCAAACAGACCCTAAGTTGATCCATTGATTTCTTTTGGCTTCGGGGAAGAGGTATGATGCAGTACTTGAGTATTGAGAGTGAGCTGGTATTCTTTGGATTTTAATCTTCTTTAGTGGAAGGCATATAGTAATGATCTCAATGGCTCGATTAATAGAATTAAACAGCTTCGCCACAGTTGTTATATTAAATTTGTGATTATAATGAGAAACAGGGACACTGTGATCTAACTGTCACTAAATCGAAATCATCATATGAACAATAACCAAATGAAATGCAATCATGCTGAATGaagaaaaattaaggaaataGCTGCATCAATCAGTAGTAGCTCTTGGCATCAAACTCTACTTGATAAATTTGAAGTGCAGGTTGAAACGAAAGATAGAATAGGAGGAAATAGGAAGATAGAGGATAAAGGTGTAGAGAGAAGAGAAGAAACAGAGATAGAAAGAACAGCGGGAGAAATCGGTGAGGATAGATGAAGATTGAAGGGGAGTAGTTTCAGATAATTCTGGATTCTGACTGCCTACGCTGTCTTAGCTTCCCACACCGGCTTGGAAAAGTTGATGCGTGGATATTTAGTCTGCTCATGTGGCTTCAACCAACTCTTGTGCTGCTTAGTTCATTCAggctatgttgctcagactcttcaaaaatgttgaatGGCCGTGTTTCAGATCCTCCAAAAGTTTTGCATTTTTGGATGATCGAAAATGGGTACAACAACATTTGTTGGGGTCCGAGCAAGATAGGATTCAGGTCATAGCAGAAATGTATTGTTGATGAAGTTCTCTTAGACAATCCTGTTTTTTGCAAAGAACATATTGAGTAAGAAAGGAAAATGCTCGTGCATCTGATGTAGAACAGAAGAATGGAAACATGTCTCAACTAATGATCTCTGcaacttttttacttttttggttCAAAATGTGTCGTGATACTATTTTGCTACTACATCTGACTTACCCTTGTTTCTAAAACTGGCGATGCgtatttgtggccatttaggtttCAGAGTGGATGAGTGTCAGAGGTCTCTGCCTTTTTAAGTCAGGAGACTGTGCTGTGCATTTGGATCTTATTGGTGTTGTGCATGGTTGGGAAGCTGCAGAGTGCTACTTTAATAACCTTACCGATGAGCAAAAGAATGATAAAACTTTTGGTGCTCTCTTCAACTGTTATATTAGAGAAGGCCTAGTTGAGAAGTCCCTAGCCCATTTTCAGAAAATGAAGGAACTTGGCTTTGCTTACAGCACTCTTGTTTACAACAATCTCATGTGCCTTTACAGAAATACTGGCCAACTCGAGCGAGTCTCTGATGTGTTGGCGGAGATGAAGGAAAACGGTGTCACTCCTAATAACTTCAGTTATCGGGTCTGCATCAATTGCTGTGGAGAAAAAGCTGATTTAAGTGGTATGGAGAAGCTTCTTGAAGAAATGGAAAGTCAGCCTTTCGTATCAGTGGACTGGATTACCTATTCCATGATGGCTAATGTTTACATAAAAGCCAAGTTCAAGGAAAAGGctcttattttcttgaaaaagcTAGAAGATAAACTACATAAAGATGCAATAGGTTACAATCACTTGATCTCCCACTATGGAAATCTAGGGAATAAGGAAGAGATGTTGCGATTGTGGGGTGTACATAAGGTCGTGTGTAAAAAGCAAATTAACAGGGACTACATCACCATTCTAGGTTCCTTGGTGAAGCTTGATGATCTAGAGGCAGCTGAGACCGTGCTAAAGGAGTGGGAGTCTTCATGCCGCACCTACGATTTCAAAGTGCCAAATATCCTTCTAATTGGATATTGCGAGAAGGGCTTAGTTGATAAAGCCGAAACCATGCTGCAAGATATTGTCAAGAAAGGTAAGACACCAATCCCAAATAGTTGGGCCATCATCGCTGCAGGGTACTTGAAtattgataagatggaaaagGCTTTTGAATGCATGAAAGAAGCTATAGCTGTACGAGAACAAAATCCAGGATGGAGACCAAAACCCCATCTGGTGTCGAGCATAAGTAAATGGCTCAGTGACCAACAAGACGTTAGAGAACTAGAGGCTTTCCGTAGCTCATTAAAGACTATAGTTACTGGAAATAAAGATGTGCATGACACCTCTGGAAACACAGAAGCCATTGGAATAGGAGAAGAGAATGAAAACGAGAAAATTCTTATCTATGAGCAGAGCAAGTAAACTTCTGCTCAGGCCTGGGGGAACAGGCGTCTGTTGCATTTTCTCCATTATCCACCTCCATTTGCGTGGAGAAAACAGAGATAAAAAGGAGTAATCGCGCTGTTGTTGCTATCGAGGCTAGCTTGTACACTAACAATTTATTCATTAGTGTGCTTGAAGACTTGCGAAGTGCTGTGAAAAACAATGGGATAACATTGCAGCGAGCTGCTTCTTGTGCTGTCATGTCAAAATAGGGGAAGAGAACTGGTGATTTTGCAGCCTGGTTCGGATTTTTTCCTCGAAAATAGATCagcatttattatgtgttcacaGTTATTTGTTTTTTCCCCCTAAAGCTAGAGTTTGAAAAGATACAATGTATTTCAAGTTGATTTAACTTCTAACTTCAAAATAAACAGTTTACAATTGCTCATGATTTGTTGCAAAGGCAATTGATGTAGAGAATTTCTTCAATTGATTTGTTCGAAAAtgatctaagttgctcggactcttcaaaaatattattgcacccatgttggatcctccaaaaatgcattatttttgaaggaatgacatttttgaagagtccgagcaacgtAGAAAATGACACGGCATGATTGAAACATGAATAAATGAATGTCACATGGCCAAGTAGGACCAAGATCCAGTTAAAATGAAAGGTTATATGGAATTATAGGTGAGCAAAAATATCAATACTGTTAGAAGGTGAATTTATATCTAAAGTTCCCTATAGGCAATGGAGTAATTGTTTTTTAGCTAGAATTGATTTGTTTtggaaaaaaaatgaggaaattgaTGCTtggctatttttattttattatgttaaatGTGAAAAATGCAAGTGAATGCTAGTGTTCATTCAAATGTTAGCCATCGAGTTCTTTGAAGCATATCTTGATAGCCAATTGGATTAATCAGTTGATATTACAAATTAAATGAAGCTCATTcgatatattatattgtattagTAACGGATAAACTTTCATTTCTTTCAATAATTTAATACTATATTGTTAGGAGCCAGCAAGTAGCCAAGTACTATTAAAAAGAACAAGACagatataaataatcaaataagaaatcaggaaaggcAATATATGACAATGAAATTTATCGTGGAAAAACTCAAGGGGAAAAATCATGCAAAAGGTTGAGTACTATCAACTTTGCAAGTGTCCGAAATAAATGAATAACATCGAGGAAGTTTGGTTGGAAATAagttattttggaattaattaattatctcataatatatatatggcgaaataaataatttcaaagcTAACTAATGCCTCCAATCAAGCGAATGataaaaatatcttatattttatttcgAGATTATTGTACGTCATACCTCACACCATGCAACTCCAAAGAGAAAAAAGCTTCAGTACAAGCATACTTATTGTATGCTTCAAGCAATAGAGCGCTAGAGTTTTTCACCAAGtgtatcaaaactcaaaatatgaagaagtaaGTAAACACACTACGacgttaaaaataatattatcatatacattaaaaataattttaactttatatatacaatataattttttatcgatCGGTGCACTTTTCAAAACATCCGAAGTGGTTGAGATGTCGGGCCAGTGGGTACAGTCGTTTTCATTCAGCAATTCAAAGAGGCAACAGGGAGGAGGCGCCTACATTTGATTGagattattttgtttgtttgttactAAAAATTAGtgtactattactactattatcaaataataatcttttagtttcattttactAAGTGTGGTCTGGAGAGGTAGAGTGTACaaaatttatatatctatttcgaatgaagtagagaggttgttttcgatagaccctcaatTCGGGACATGATAACAaatataacaaaacataaaaagcAGACAACAAACAAGGGGTGACACACctctaaataataaagaaaacaagatacCTATAAAGTAATATTCTAAACTTTCtatacaaaatcataaacatcaccaaaacaccatgaacaagaggctataagatattacAAATATCAATACAAAATGAGCACTCTTTCCTACTATTGCGAACGTACTGCTACCTactagccctctatcctaatccgtgtcctccacaccttcctgtcAAGGATCATATCTTCCGTAAGCTGTAATTGTCCCATGTCCTGTTTAATCACcttcctttaatattttttcagtttACCTCTACTTAAAACTATTCAtagccagcctctcacacctccgaactgAGGCGGCATTCGCATCCCTTCTCATcatatgttttgaaatttgaatgcatcattaatagaattaattttataaaatatatttttaacggctcatatttttaattaatattttttaataaatatattttgtcaaaaaaattcaaataaagcgGAACGGAGGGAGCAGCAAAATATCCCCACATTTTGCGGTGCGAGGAAATGTATGATGTATCTACTCTTCCGCGGCTACTTCATACTCCACACTTGAACattcattaaaaattaataaataattaaaataattttattatattacactTTAATATAGGAATAGATTCaacactaaaaaaatatatattaaataatgacTGAAATTAATAGTtaagaatataaataatttaattatttattaatcttcTAAGTTAGATAAGAATTTGTTGCACAACTACTAAT
Coding sequences within:
- the LOC107878666 gene encoding pentatricopeptide repeat-containing protein At4g21705, mitochondrial — its product is MFNYFILFYFSISMLSTLNNCHCSITPQSSKPINSSMNFAILNKSIISYNFLQRVFAIRVYCSNSKRNNLFSRISPVRKADLVFPVLDQWVDEGRKVNSFELQRIIRDLRSRKRFSQALQVSEWMSVRGLCLFKSGDCAVHLDLIGVVHGWEAAECYFNNLTDEQKNDKTFGALFNCYIREGLVEKSLAHFQKMKELGFAYSTLVYNNLMCLYRNTGQLERVSDVLAEMKENGVTPNNFSYRVCINCCGEKADLSGMEKLLEEMESQPFVSVDWITYSMMANVYIKAKFKEKALIFLKKLEDKLHKDAIGYNHLISHYGNLGNKEEMLRLWGVHKVVCKKQINRDYITILGSLVKLDDLEAAETVLKEWESSCRTYDFKVPNILLIGYCEKGLVDKAETMLQDIVKKGKTPIPNSWAIIAAGYLNIDKMEKAFECMKEAIAVREQNPGWRPKPHLVSSISKWLSDQQDVRELEAFRSSLKTIVTGNKDVHDTSGNTEAIGIGEENENEKILIYEQSK